In Virgibacillus sp. NKC19-16, a single genomic region encodes these proteins:
- a CDS encoding 3D domain-containing protein, translating to MKKLVATVATGVIVAGSCFTNVSAADYQVQKGDSLWSIANAYNTTVDDLFDVNDLKSSLIHPNQILIIDEQYKVEKGDTLSGIGNKLGVTVTDLKEWNNLESELITIGQTLTINGSNSEKKEAPVAQVPDNESANVDKFNENSQTNEELEAEAAAKAQEEADAQAAAQAEEEAKAEEAAAKAEKEAEAEAAAAKAQEEAEAEEAAAKAQEEAEAEEAATKAQEEAEAEEAAAKAQEEAEAEEAAAKAQEEAEAKEAAAKAQEEAKAEEAAAKAQEEAEAKEAAQAEKEAEAATEAQEATDAQAVTNSTENAESKTENNTQENANGETFSVTSTAYTADCEGCSGVTSTGIDLNANPNQKVIAVDPSVIPLGSEVYVEGYGHAVAGDIGGAINGNKIDVHVPTTEEALNWGVRTVDVTVVE from the coding sequence GTGAAAAAATTAGTAGCTACGGTTGCTACAGGCGTCATTGTTGCTGGATCTTGTTTTACAAATGTTTCAGCTGCGGATTATCAGGTTCAAAAAGGTGACAGCTTATGGAGCATAGCAAATGCATATAATACGACCGTTGACGACTTATTTGATGTAAATGATTTAAAGTCATCTCTCATTCATCCAAACCAAATACTAATCATTGACGAACAATACAAAGTAGAAAAAGGCGACACATTATCTGGCATCGGAAATAAATTGGGTGTAACGGTAACTGATTTGAAAGAATGGAATAACCTTGAATCAGAGCTCATTACTATTGGCCAAACGTTAACTATTAATGGGTCAAATAGTGAAAAGAAAGAAGCACCTGTTGCACAAGTACCTGATAATGAATCAGCCAATGTAGACAAATTTAACGAAAATAGTCAGACAAATGAAGAATTAGAAGCGGAGGCTGCTGCTAAAGCGCAGGAAGAAGCAGATGCCCAAGCTGCTGCTCAAGCAGAGGAAGAAGCAAAAGCTGAAGAAGCTGCCGCAAAAGCAGAGAAAGAGGCAGAGGCTGAAGCAGCCGCTGCAAAAGCACAGGAAGAGGCGGAAGCTGAAGAAGCAGCCGCTAAGGCACAAGAAGAGGCAGAAGCCGAAGAAGCAGCTACTAAGGCACAAGAAGAGGCGGAAGCTGAAGAAGCAGCCGCTAAGGCGCAAGAAGAGGCAGAAGCTGAAGAAGCAGCTGCTAAGGCGCAAGAAGAGGCAGAAGCTAAAGAAGCCGCTGCAAAAGCACAAGAAGAAGCGAAAGCTGAAGAAGCAGCCGCTAAGGCACAAGAAGAGGCAGAAGCTAAAGAAGCTGCACAAGCAGAGAAAGAAGCCGAAGCAGCTACTGAGGCACAAGAAGCAACTGATGCTCAAGCTGTTACTAACTCCACAGAAAATGCAGAGTCGAAAACGGAAAACAATACACAGGAAAATGCAAATGGTGAAACATTTTCTGTAACTTCTACAGCATATACAGCTGATTGCGAGGGGTGCTCTGGTGTTACATCAACAGGAATTGATTTAAACGCAAATCCGAACCAAAAGGTAATTGCTGTTGATCCAAGCGTTATTCCACTAGGTAGCGAAGTATATGTTGAAGGTTATGGCCATGCAGTAGCAGGTGACATTGGTGGAGCAATTAACGGTAATAAAATCGATGTTCATGTTCCAACAACCGAAGAAGCCCTCAACTGGGGTGTACGTACAGTTGATGTGACTGTGGTAGAGTAG
- a CDS encoding CarD family transcriptional regulator — translation MFNVGDLVIYSVHGLCEIDDISEKSYGKVTRNYYVMHPLENPKLTISNPVDSDQVVMLAVMGKKEAAEIIQSFQKPGISWIEDARERAKKYNSLVNTGDRKEISKVVNTLMKVNIEASRNNQRINTQDRDLLTNTQNVMFKELALSLDTSFEDISEKVNSMISLQE, via the coding sequence ATGTTTAATGTTGGAGATTTGGTTATCTATTCTGTACATGGATTGTGTGAAATAGATGATATCAGTGAAAAAAGTTATGGTAAAGTTACGAGAAATTACTACGTGATGCATCCGCTTGAAAATCCGAAATTAACAATAAGCAATCCTGTAGATAGTGATCAAGTTGTCATGCTGGCGGTTATGGGAAAAAAGGAAGCTGCAGAAATTATACAATCCTTCCAAAAGCCGGGTATCAGTTGGATAGAGGACGCAAGAGAGCGAGCCAAAAAATACAATAGTTTAGTAAATACTGGAGATCGCAAGGAAATCTCTAAAGTAGTAAATACATTAATGAAGGTAAATATAGAGGCAAGCAGGAACAATCAAAGAATAAACACGCAGGATCGGGATCTGTTAACTAATACACAAAATGTCATGTTTAAGGAATTAGCCTTATCACTGGATACTTCATTTGAAGATATATCCGAAAAGGTTAACAGCATGATCAGCTTGCAGGAGTAA
- a CDS encoding class D sortase, whose translation MKWISYILVFIGVICITVFGYQYISHEQAQNDSLEQAERAIAKQPKDSTGSINPAAPADFEAPDGDAFATLEIPKLDKVLPVVEGADPDALAKGVGHVTNSVYPGQNDQIVLSGHRDTVFRQFDKIEIGDQYKITTSYGTYTYEIKETEIVAADDTSVIGETGEEVLVVSTCYPFEYVGNAPDRFVTYAYPVDDDDKQGHYIRQ comes from the coding sequence ATGAAATGGATAAGTTACATACTCGTTTTTATTGGAGTAATTTGTATTACGGTATTCGGCTACCAATACATCTCCCATGAGCAAGCACAAAATGATTCATTGGAACAGGCGGAAAGGGCTATTGCAAAGCAGCCGAAAGATAGTACCGGAAGCATAAATCCCGCTGCTCCTGCTGATTTCGAGGCACCAGATGGGGACGCTTTTGCTACTCTCGAGATACCTAAACTGGACAAGGTATTACCTGTCGTAGAAGGAGCTGATCCGGATGCGTTGGCAAAGGGCGTTGGTCATGTAACAAATTCAGTCTATCCTGGTCAAAATGATCAAATTGTTTTATCAGGTCATCGCGATACTGTTTTTCGTCAATTCGACAAAATCGAGATCGGTGATCAGTATAAAATTACGACATCTTATGGAACTTATACATACGAAATTAAAGAGACTGAAATTGTTGCAGCTGATGATACTTCCGTCATAGGTGAAACGGGAGAAGAAGTTCTTGTCGTCTCAACGTGCTATCCGTTTGAGTATGTCGGAAATGCGCCGGATCGATTTGTGACGTATGCCTATCCGGTCGACGATGATGATAAGCAAGGTCATTATATCCGTCAGTGA
- a CDS encoding glutamate-5-semialdehyde dehydrogenase, translating into MTEVQNKGKAAKKASFLLTGATTEEKNAALMLIAEQLVVDQAAILKENAKDISEGKAKGFSEAVLDRIMLHETRIKDMAAAIKQVAALEDPIGELLETIEKENGLQIEKRRVPIGVIGMIYEARPNVTIDAATLTLKTGNAVILRGSSSATFSNMALVQSIHRALEKSALPVDAVQLIEDTNRETAKELFQLNDYLDVLIPRGGKNLIDTVVRESTVPVIETGAGNCHVFIDETAKKEMAEEIVLNAKLQRPSVCNAIESVLIHEKYFEQYGSKLLAKLHENNVEIYGDEGVCKVFSEVKPATEADWGSEYLGLTVSVKIVANNEEAIDHINNYGTKHSEAIITENDQHAAMFLQNVDATAVYHNASTRFTDGFEFGYGAEIGISTQKLHARGPMGLPALTSSKFFIRGSGQIRA; encoded by the coding sequence ATGACGGAAGTACAAAACAAAGGAAAAGCCGCAAAAAAGGCTAGTTTTCTATTAACAGGAGCAACGACAGAAGAAAAAAATGCTGCACTAATGTTGATTGCAGAGCAGCTAGTCGTGGACCAAGCAGCTATCTTAAAGGAAAATGCGAAGGACATCAGCGAAGGTAAAGCGAAAGGGTTTTCTGAAGCGGTGCTGGATCGGATTATGTTGCATGAAACACGGATAAAAGATATGGCTGCTGCGATTAAGCAGGTAGCAGCGTTGGAAGACCCAATCGGGGAATTACTCGAAACAATTGAAAAAGAAAATGGACTGCAAATTGAAAAACGACGCGTTCCGATCGGTGTTATTGGAATGATTTATGAAGCAAGGCCAAATGTGACTATAGATGCGGCAACTCTTACCTTAAAAACAGGAAATGCCGTCATTTTAAGAGGAAGTTCTTCGGCTACATTTTCCAATATGGCACTCGTTCAATCCATCCACCGTGCACTGGAAAAAAGCGCACTACCAGTAGATGCGGTTCAATTAATCGAGGACACGAACAGAGAAACGGCAAAAGAATTATTTCAGTTAAATGATTATTTGGATGTGCTGATACCAAGAGGCGGGAAAAATTTAATTGATACGGTCGTTCGTGAATCAACGGTACCGGTAATCGAAACTGGGGCCGGCAATTGCCATGTTTTCATTGACGAAACTGCTAAAAAAGAGATGGCAGAGGAAATCGTATTAAATGCGAAACTGCAACGGCCATCGGTTTGTAATGCGATTGAGTCCGTTTTGATTCATGAAAAATACTTCGAACAATATGGATCCAAGCTCCTGGCTAAACTCCATGAAAATAATGTGGAGATTTATGGGGACGAAGGGGTTTGTAAGGTGTTTTCTGAAGTAAAACCTGCAACAGAAGCAGACTGGGGAAGTGAATACCTTGGTCTCACAGTAAGCGTTAAGATAGTAGCAAATAATGAAGAAGCGATCGATCATATCAACAATTATGGCACGAAGCATTCTGAGGCCATTATCACAGAGAATGACCAACACGCGGCAATGTTCCTGCAAAATGTGGATGCGACAGCTGTCTATCATAATGCTTCTACAAGATTCACCGATGGATTTGAATTCGGGTATGGTGCAGAAATTGGGATTAGTACTCAGAAACTGCATGCGAGAGGACCAATGGGATTACCTGCATTAACATCGAGCAAATTTTTCATACGTGGGAGTGGACAGATTCGCGCGTGA
- a CDS encoding SurA N-terminal domain-containing protein, with translation MSKKWLLSLLLAVLIAVLAACGGDTEEPAEDNSEDSETQEEGSAEEGGGEEAAPEMPEPDLEDVPDVVAEVNGEEISKEEFETTYQGQFQQASMQSQMSGQEVDQDQLKGQVAESMIGTELLIQEANNSDYEASEEETNEILDELVELNQLESQDEFMTAMEEQGVGEEELMSQLQLQVKIDKLIADEAGDTEPTEEELQELYDQFAAQQEQMGGENGEEAEVPSFDEMKPDLEEQVRNQKEAEASQVLVEQLRENADITNHLA, from the coding sequence TTGAGTAAAAAATGGTTATTAAGTTTATTACTCGCTGTCCTCATAGCTGTACTGGCTGCATGTGGTGGTGATACGGAGGAGCCAGCTGAAGATAATAGTGAGGATTCAGAAACGCAGGAGGAAGGGTCAGCTGAAGAAGGTGGAGGCGAAGAAGCAGCCCCAGAAATGCCTGAGCCAGACTTAGAAGATGTTCCTGACGTTGTTGCAGAGGTGAATGGAGAAGAAATATCCAAAGAAGAATTTGAAACGACGTATCAAGGGCAATTTCAGCAAGCAAGCATGCAGTCACAGATGAGTGGACAAGAGGTTGACCAGGATCAATTAAAAGGACAAGTTGCAGAAAGCATGATTGGCACAGAGCTACTCATACAGGAAGCAAATAACAGTGATTATGAAGCCTCAGAGGAAGAAACGAATGAAATACTGGATGAATTAGTAGAACTTAATCAGCTTGAATCCCAAGATGAGTTCATGACTGCTATGGAAGAACAAGGCGTGGGTGAAGAAGAATTAATGTCCCAGCTCCAGTTGCAAGTAAAAATAGATAAACTTATTGCCGATGAAGCTGGTGACACGGAGCCAACGGAAGAAGAACTACAAGAACTTTATGATCAGTTTGCCGCCCAGCAAGAGCAAATGGGTGGAGAAAATGGAGAAGAAGCTGAAGTCCCATCTTTTGACGAAATGAAACCAGATCTTGAAGAACAAGTAAGGAATCAAAAAGAAGCGGAAGCATCACAAGTACTTGTTGAACAACTTCGCGAAAATGCAGACATCACGAATCATTTGGCGTAG
- the proB gene encoding glutamate 5-kinase: MGKKRIVVKIGSSSLTNEKGEIDQEQLHEHIYALSALRQENHDVILVSSGAVAAGFTGLGYSSRPVTIKGKQAAAAVGQGLLIQTYIEKFKEFNITSAQLLLTRNDFSNRERYRNAFATITELLDRGVLPIINENDTVSVEELTFGDNDMLSALVSGFVHADQLIILTDINGLYDGNPRKNPFANRIDFLEDITDDMVNGTDDTASKVGTGGMKSKLLAAKTAMTLGVPVFIGYGRGSQKLLDILHGNGDGTYIASRHGAVNTRKQWIALHSETTGTIYVDQGAEEAILYNGKSLLPAGVFNVKGTFHKGDVVNVYGTSGFLGKGEINWSSDEIKKTVEKRDDARGVAKSAEVIHRDGWVKMGSE; encoded by the coding sequence ATGGGCAAAAAGCGAATCGTTGTCAAAATTGGTAGTAGTTCATTAACAAATGAAAAAGGGGAAATAGATCAGGAGCAGTTACATGAGCATATTTATGCGCTCTCTGCTCTTCGTCAGGAAAATCATGACGTTATTTTAGTTTCTTCGGGTGCAGTTGCTGCTGGATTCACCGGATTAGGCTATTCCTCTAGACCTGTTACCATTAAGGGAAAGCAAGCGGCAGCGGCAGTTGGGCAGGGGCTGCTAATACAGACATATATTGAAAAATTCAAGGAATTCAATATCACTTCTGCACAACTATTATTAACGCGAAATGACTTTTCCAATAGGGAACGCTATAGAAATGCTTTCGCCACGATCACGGAATTATTGGATCGCGGGGTTTTGCCCATTATAAACGAAAACGACACAGTATCGGTTGAAGAGTTGACATTTGGGGATAATGATATGCTTTCTGCGCTTGTCAGCGGTTTTGTCCATGCAGATCAGCTGATTATTTTAACAGATATTAACGGGCTTTATGATGGCAATCCAAGAAAAAATCCATTTGCAAACAGGATTGACTTTCTGGAGGATATCACGGATGACATGGTGAACGGGACTGATGACACGGCTTCAAAAGTTGGCACAGGTGGAATGAAGTCAAAGCTGCTAGCTGCAAAGACGGCCATGACGCTGGGTGTTCCTGTCTTTATTGGTTATGGGCGAGGGTCTCAAAAATTGCTTGACATATTACATGGAAATGGGGATGGAACCTATATTGCCAGTCGGCATGGTGCTGTTAATACAAGAAAACAATGGATTGCATTGCACTCAGAAACCACTGGGACAATTTATGTGGATCAAGGAGCAGAAGAAGCTATTTTATATAATGGAAAAAGCTTATTGCCTGCAGGTGTTTTTAATGTAAAAGGAACATTCCACAAAGGGGATGTGGTAAACGTATATGGCACAAGCGGATTTTTAGGCAAAGGTGAAATTAATTGGTCATCAGATGAAATCAAAAAAACAGTCGAAAAACGGGATGATGCACGTGGAGTAGCAAAATCTGCTGAGGTTATCCATCGTGACGGCTGGGTAAAAATGGGGAGTGAATAA
- a CDS encoding DUF7916 family protein has product MKRLLNCTATDFAQMNGTQLRQAIEASEGRVMLSEVICASTPLYPGLTNAEYAASFGADMMLLNLFNVEHPKIEGLTVDKPRGVIKELKRLIGRPIGINLEPVDPDADNAETLENLPKGRTAIHESLEKAKELGVDFICLTGNPKTGVTNTAILKSIRQAKEIIDDIMIIAGKMHGAGVKNEAGSEIVSKDVVAEFAQAGADVILLPAVGSIPGTTLEKTEQLVQAAHASGALALTAIGTSQEGASKETTQQMALYNKMAGADIHHIGDAGAHGIAVPDNIMDYSIAIRGKRHTYVRMAASVNR; this is encoded by the coding sequence ATGAAGCGATTATTGAATTGTACTGCAACCGATTTTGCCCAAATGAATGGCACTCAGTTAAGGCAAGCCATTGAAGCATCGGAAGGTAGAGTAATGCTGTCAGAAGTAATTTGTGCATCAACCCCGCTTTATCCTGGCCTGACGAATGCGGAATATGCGGCTTCATTCGGTGCGGATATGATGCTGTTGAACTTATTCAACGTTGAACATCCGAAGATTGAAGGGTTAACTGTCGATAAACCGAGGGGAGTAATCAAAGAACTGAAAAGATTAATCGGCCGTCCTATTGGGATAAATCTGGAACCAGTTGATCCTGATGCGGATAACGCAGAAACGTTGGAAAATCTTCCAAAAGGGCGTACCGCAATTCATGAGTCGCTGGAAAAAGCGAAGGAACTGGGAGTTGACTTTATCTGTCTGACCGGGAATCCAAAAACAGGTGTCACGAATACGGCAATTTTAAAGTCAATTAGACAGGCAAAAGAAATTATTGATGATATCATGATTATTGCTGGAAAAATGCATGGTGCCGGTGTCAAAAATGAGGCTGGTAGCGAGATTGTCAGCAAGGATGTCGTGGCAGAATTCGCTCAGGCAGGTGCTGACGTGATTCTTTTGCCAGCTGTCGGCAGTATTCCAGGGACGACACTTGAAAAAACTGAACAGCTCGTGCAGGCAGCCCACGCGTCGGGCGCATTGGCGTTAACTGCGATCGGTACAAGCCAGGAAGGGGCATCAAAAGAAACAACTCAGCAAATGGCCCTCTACAATAAAATGGCTGGAGCGGACATCCATCATATCGGTGATGCTGGTGCGCATGGGATTGCCGTACCGGATAACATCATGGACTATTCAATTGCTATTCGCGGGAAACGTCACACATATGTAAGGATGGCGGCGTCAGTTAATCGGTAA
- a CDS encoding RNA-guided endonuclease InsQ/TnpB family protein has translation MRNAFDDWQSFFASLKDYKENPSKYLGRPRIPGYIKSAMRIATFSNQDCTIKNKCLKFPKIKEKLNLGKLGYTNEKLKSVRVIPKYGQFVVEIVFEGNIAEPISEIPKRVMAIDLGIDNLATITTNTGKAPVLLKGKNIKSINQFYNKKRAYYNRILRQGKSSKEGLFSSHRLQNLDALKHRKLKDLFHKASFVAMSIAELEDINTIIIGNNKGWKQNANMGAKNNQRFVGIPFSLLINMIKYKAERVGINIIVTEESYTSKASFLDRDDIPTYGEEIVTNLSGKRISRGLYRTKENQMVNADVNGSADIMRKYLVKKEIPLCIKDVEINQVLSYQIA, from the coding sequence ATGCGTAATGCGTTTGATGACTGGCAGTCTTTCTTTGCGAGTTTAAAAGATTATAAAGAAAATCCATCTAAATATCTAGGAAGACCGAGAATACCAGGCTATATTAAGAGCGCAATGCGAATAGCTACATTTTCAAACCAAGATTGCACTATTAAAAATAAATGTTTGAAGTTTCCCAAAATAAAAGAAAAGCTTAACCTGGGAAAACTGGGTTACACAAATGAAAAACTAAAATCGGTTCGTGTGATTCCGAAGTACGGTCAATTTGTTGTGGAAATTGTTTTTGAAGGAAATATTGCCGAACCTATTTCCGAAATTCCGAAGCGTGTGATGGCGATTGATTTAGGAATTGATAACCTTGCAACCATTACAACAAACACAGGAAAGGCACCTGTTTTGTTGAAGGGCAAAAATATCAAATCAATAAATCAGTTTTATAATAAAAAACGTGCGTATTACAACCGTATTCTACGCCAAGGAAAGTCATCGAAAGAAGGATTGTTTTCATCTCATCGGCTTCAAAATCTCGATGCGCTTAAACATCGTAAATTAAAGGATTTGTTTCACAAAGCAAGCTTTGTCGCAATGAGCATAGCGGAGTTAGAAGACATAAATACAATTATTATTGGAAACAATAAAGGGTGGAAACAAAACGCTAACATGGGGGCAAAAAATAACCAGAGGTTTGTTGGTATTCCTTTCAGTCTGCTCATTAATATGATCAAATACAAAGCGGAGCGGGTTGGTATTAATATCATAGTGACCGAAGAATCCTATACTTCTAAAGCTAGTTTTCTTGATAGGGACGATATACCAACTTATGGGGAAGAGATTGTTACTAACCTTTCAGGGAAGAGAATCTCACGCGGTTTATACCGGACAAAGGAAAACCAAATGGTTAATGCAGATGTAAACGGTTCTGCTGACATTATGAGAAAGTATTTAGTTAAGAAAGAGATCCCTTTATGCATCAAAGATGTTGAAATAAATCAGGTTTTAAGTTATCAAATCGCCTAA
- a CDS encoding TVP38/TMEM64 family protein, with translation MKTGVGMTHLKKTLINYQKPIVRITSIVGIILLIGIAFLIFESGFFNNPDRVQNWVEGFGSIAPLAFLGLTYVQVVIPVLPGNVSTVVGVMLFGIGLGSVLNIVGIFIGSLTNFLLARRFGRGFASYFVKQETYDKYIGWVNKGKRFERFFWISLVFPGFPDDFICLIAGLTKMPLKKFVFYFLLCKPITLFIYTLFAIYGMQFFYDLIQSI, from the coding sequence ATGAAAACTGGAGTAGGCATGACGCATCTAAAGAAAACACTCATAAATTATCAAAAACCAATCGTTAGAATTACAAGCATAGTCGGTATTATTTTATTAATCGGGATTGCCTTTTTAATTTTTGAAAGCGGGTTTTTCAATAATCCTGACCGTGTACAAAACTGGGTCGAAGGGTTCGGCAGTATTGCACCTTTGGCATTCTTGGGTTTAACGTATGTTCAGGTCGTTATCCCGGTTCTGCCCGGAAATGTTTCGACAGTAGTTGGTGTGATGTTATTCGGTATCGGGCTGGGGTCCGTTCTGAATATAGTTGGCATCTTTATTGGTTCCTTGACAAATTTTTTATTGGCACGAAGGTTCGGACGTGGGTTTGCAAGTTATTTTGTCAAACAGGAAACCTATGATAAATATATTGGCTGGGTCAACAAGGGAAAACGATTCGAAAGGTTTTTCTGGATTTCATTGGTTTTTCCCGGCTTTCCGGATGACTTTATTTGTTTGATTGCGGGACTTACCAAGATGCCCTTGAAAAAATTTGTCTTTTACTTTTTACTTTGCAAACCGATCACCCTGTTTATATATACATTATTTGCGATTTACGGAATGCAATTCTTTTATGATTTGATCCAATCGATTTAA
- a CDS encoding carboxymuconolactone decarboxylase family protein — MSNNLYQKSHMAHLNQLKDLAPEQMQAFGAFNEAVLQEGALTKKEKEIIAVAVAHVTECPYCIDSHTRNAKAEGATLEELTEAVFVVAAIEAGGAVTHSTHIHNAKNEEAEDALYTRSNLKRLGSLSKHAPEGFKGYSGFNTAAMKAGKLSAKFKEIIGVAVAHGTQCPYCIDVHTKNADKEGATDEELAEAVLVTSALLAGGAYAHMANMIESYGE, encoded by the coding sequence ATGTCGAATAATTTATATCAAAAAAGCCATATGGCTCATCTAAATCAATTAAAAGATCTTGCTCCTGAACAGATGCAAGCATTCGGAGCGTTTAATGAAGCAGTTTTGCAAGAAGGGGCGCTAACGAAAAAAGAGAAAGAAATCATCGCTGTAGCAGTAGCTCATGTTACGGAATGTCCGTATTGCATCGATTCACATACGCGGAACGCAAAAGCAGAGGGAGCTACGCTTGAAGAACTAACCGAAGCTGTATTTGTAGTGGCAGCTATTGAAGCAGGTGGTGCAGTAACGCATAGTACACATATTCATAATGCAAAAAATGAGGAAGCAGAAGATGCGTTATATACCCGCTCAAATCTAAAAAGACTTGGCAGTTTAAGCAAGCATGCTCCTGAAGGTTTTAAAGGATATTCTGGATTTAATACGGCAGCCATGAAAGCTGGTAAATTGAGCGCGAAATTCAAAGAAATTATTGGCGTAGCGGTAGCTCATGGAACGCAATGCCCTTATTGCATCGATGTTCATACAAAAAATGCGGATAAAGAAGGGGCAACAGATGAAGAATTAGCCGAAGCAGTGCTCGTGACATCTGCTTTACTTGCAGGCGGGGCTTATGCACATATGGCTAATATGATTGAGAGCTACGGAGAATAA
- a CDS encoding nitroreductase family protein has protein sequence MDVFEAIQKRREITKYKDKPISDEVLRKVEDAGYFAPTGNNLPSKNLIVVKNRDVLDQLAETTPYTKWLEKAPAAIVVTGKPVVSKYWLQDASIACAFIWVEAVEMELGSAFGAVYNNEDEQDSLPKENHVRNILEIPEENRIVAVLGLGYPRETPGPKKHVDREEVVHYGKFDASKS, from the coding sequence ATGGATGTATTTGAAGCGATACAGAAACGTCGTGAAATCACCAAATACAAAGATAAACCAATTTCTGATGAAGTGTTAAGGAAAGTAGAGGATGCTGGATATTTTGCACCTACAGGAAATAATCTGCCTTCCAAAAATTTAATTGTCGTAAAAAATCGTGACGTTTTAGATCAACTAGCTGAAACAACACCGTATACGAAATGGTTAGAAAAAGCCCCGGCTGCCATTGTCGTTACAGGGAAGCCTGTGGTGAGTAAATACTGGCTGCAGGATGCTTCCATTGCATGTGCGTTCATCTGGGTGGAAGCGGTAGAGATGGAGCTGGGGTCAGCTTTCGGCGCAGTATACAATAATGAAGACGAACAAGATTCACTTCCTAAGGAAAATCATGTACGAAATATCCTGGAAATACCGGAAGAAAATCGCATTGTTGCAGTTTTAGGGCTCGGTTACCCGAGAGAAACACCTGGACCAAAAAAACATGTAGATAGAGAAGAAGTTGTTCATTATGGAAAATTTGATGCTAGCAAGTCATAA
- a CDS encoding HAD family hydrolase: protein MIKAILFDLDDTLLWDEKSIKEAFKATCHLAGEKYTIDPVLLEENVRRNARALYEDYDTYDFTQMIGINPFEGLWGNFNDEGESFRKLSEIAPAYRKEAWTRGLKDSGVDDPAFGYELAEKFPMFRKQKAFVYGDTFRVLDQLKGNYQMLLLTNGSPELQQTKLDITPELTPYFDQIVVSGAFGKGKPDPTIFEHALELLSVQKDEVLMVGDNLTTDILGASRAGINSVWINRKQKVANEIFPTYEIAELEELVPLAKNME, encoded by the coding sequence ATGATAAAGGCTATTCTGTTTGATCTGGATGATACGTTACTTTGGGATGAGAAAAGTATTAAAGAGGCTTTTAAAGCAACGTGCCACCTTGCGGGAGAGAAGTATACGATTGATCCGGTTTTATTGGAAGAGAATGTTCGCAGGAATGCCCGGGCGTTATACGAAGATTATGATACATATGATTTTACACAAATGATCGGAATCAATCCCTTTGAAGGTTTATGGGGAAATTTTAATGATGAAGGGGAATCTTTTCGGAAATTAAGTGAGATTGCTCCTGCCTATCGAAAGGAAGCGTGGACGCGTGGCTTAAAAGATTCAGGTGTTGACGACCCAGCATTTGGCTATGAACTGGCAGAGAAGTTTCCAATGTTTCGCAAACAAAAGGCTTTTGTATATGGAGATACTTTTCGTGTTTTAGATCAGTTAAAAGGGAACTATCAGATGCTACTGCTCACCAATGGTTCTCCTGAATTACAACAGACAAAACTGGATATTACGCCAGAGCTTACGCCTTATTTTGACCAGATCGTTGTTTCAGGGGCTTTCGGGAAAGGGAAGCCGGACCCGACCATTTTTGAGCATGCGCTGGAGCTTCTTTCTGTTCAAAAGGATGAGGTATTAATGGTGGGGGATAATTTGACGACGGATATTCTTGGGGCATCAAGGGCAGGGATAAATTCTGTCTGGATTAATCGCAAACAAAAAGTTGCGAATGAAATTTTCCCGACTTATGAAATCGCCGAGTTGGAAGAGTTAGTACCACTAGCGAAAAATATGGAATAA
- the spx gene encoding transcriptional regulator Spx: MVTLYVRPGCTSCKKARNWLQENDIPFMERNIFSKQLTLPEIKEIFRLTDNGTEDIISGKSAVFQKNIIDMDQLPLKDLYSFIRENPSILKSPIIHDEKRLMVGYSEFQIRVFIPRSVRSLQLHEAQKMVE; this comes from the coding sequence ATGGTGACACTTTATGTCAGACCAGGTTGCACATCCTGCAAAAAAGCAAGAAATTGGTTACAAGAAAATGATATACCTTTCATGGAACGGAATATATTTTCAAAGCAATTAACTTTACCTGAGATTAAAGAAATTTTCCGGTTAACCGATAATGGCACGGAAGATATTATTTCAGGTAAGTCTGCCGTTTTTCAGAAAAATATTATTGATATGGATCAATTGCCTTTGAAAGATCTGTACAGTTTCATCCGGGAAAACCCAAGTATATTAAAAAGTCCGATCATCCATGATGAAAAGCGTTTAATGGTTGGATATAGTGAATTTCAGATTCGCGTATTTATACCCAGATCTGTCCGTTCACTACAATTACACGAAGCTCAAAAAATGGTTGAATAA